In the genome of Channa argus isolate prfri chromosome 8, Channa argus male v1.0, whole genome shotgun sequence, the window TATTATCCTAGCTAAAATATCTTGtgccttgtttttttcttaccgTAGAATCTAAAAGAACTACTTCAGTTTTAATATGTTATAATAATATCTTTACATATGCATACATCACAATAACAGAGAATTTTCCTTAGTTTTTACACTCTTATTGTTATTCTGGTAAAATGTTAACATTCTTTGTCATCTAAATGTATTTCCTTATTCTAACTTTTAATTTtggttatattttgttttcctatgttttctaaattaattttgttataaTTGAGGTTTTTCTCTGCACATTTCTGCAATAACGCAAAGATTATTTGTAAAAGCGTTTGCCTTAAAGACATTACCCGGTGAAATAATACCCATTACTTTAATCGTCGTCGCATTTAACCAACGTCATCATCTTCCGCGCCGATCCACTGCTCTTGTACTCTTCACGTGTTTCAGTTATATACCTTTAGCCATGGCGACCTCATTTTCTCAAGAGCTTGAGGATCTGTTAAATCCTTTGCCTAAATTTGCGGATCCAGAAGATGACGATGACGAAGCGACCAAAGCCAGAGTCATCGACAGATTCAATGAGGACGACAATGAAGAAGAGCTCGGTCTCAGTTCCTTgcgaaaacaaaacacatctcTCCTCTTAGACACAGATAGACGCTACGTGGGGAAGGTAGTCTCACGTAAGCAGCTTTTGATGGATACTGGGGGATCTggtgaggaggatgaggatgacGAGGAAGAGGAGCACGACGAGGAGTGCAGCATCGAAGAggcagaaaaagatgaagaggattCTGAAGGGGGAGAAGAGGCTAATGAGTATGAGGAACATTATTTAGAAGATactgatgaagaggaggaaaagattTTGGGCAGTGATGTACAACTAGATGCAAAAGTGGCATCTAGCATGAAGTGTGCTGACATCACCTTCCCTCAGGGATTGGACTTTCACAAACTGACAGAGGGCATGGATGACCTAGGAGTGAGCGAAGAAGATGATGATAGCGGTGAGGAGGCTGAAGGCAGTGATGAAGATGAAAGCTCTGATGAGGATGAAGTGGAGGGTGAGGAGGATGAGAATGATGGAACTGTTCGTACATTTTCCCGAGATAAAGTTgatgaggaggtggagaagggGAAGGCTGTGAAGAGCCAGCTGGCTCTGTGGGACCAGCTGCTTGAAGGCAGAATTAAAATCCAAAAAGCTCTAGCAACAGCCAACCAGCTTCCACAACCACAGACTTTGCCAGAGTTCAAGAGAAGTGGGGGGGTTGAGTTTGCAGGGGCAATGAAGGACACCCACAAGGCTTTAAAAGCTCTTCAGAGGTCCCTGCTGGAACTGCATGATCAGCTGCTGTACCAGAGCCCAGACACAAGGATCATTGCTCTCGGGAATACAGGAGCTCAGAGTGATGATGAGGAGATGGTCAGTGATGCCGAGGGGCCTACGCGGGTGGAGGTGGTGCCTAAACGGAAACTGGAAATGGCAGAGTACCCAGACTTCATGGCCAAACGTTTTGCAGCTTTCCAACCTTACTGCA includes:
- the aatf gene encoding protein AATF; this translates as MATSFSQELEDLLNPLPKFADPEDDDDEATKARVIDRFNEDDNEEELGLSSLRKQNTSLLLDTDRRYVGKVVSRKQLLMDTGGSGEEDEDDEEEEHDEECSIEEAEKDEEDSEGGEEANEYEEHYLEDTDEEEEKILGSDVQLDAKVASSMKCADITFPQGLDFHKLTEGMDDLGVSEEDDDSGEEAEGSDEDESSDEDEVEGEEDENDGTVRTFSRDKVDEEVEKGKAVKSQLALWDQLLEGRIKIQKALATANQLPQPQTLPEFKRSGGVEFAGAMKDTHKALKALQRSLLELHDQLLYQSPDTRIIALGNTGAQSDDEEMVSDAEGPTRVEVVPKRKLEMAEYPDFMAKRFAAFQPYCTTTLQKWHDKTRLTMGKSSKGFGAFERNILTQVEQVLMDKERLVRRTQTRRSEYRILGKKETSAFTSDLVANDGEEAVDHLKSNTHLKDLDEDIFDDDDFYHQLLRELIERKTSAADPNDQVSMGRQWLAIQKLRSKIKKKVDTKASKGRKVRFHIHSKLVNFMAPIDHSSIGDEARNELYRGLFGQNSSVREYVEHSLDNRE